A genomic region of Hypomesus transpacificus isolate Combined female unplaced genomic scaffold, fHypTra1 scaffold_250, whole genome shotgun sequence contains the following coding sequences:
- the cunh5orf24 gene encoding UPF0461 protein C5orf24 homolog, with amino-acid sequence MMSQVANNGSDYCMSGRSSCLAEDGHHPSTHFDLCSAQSNKFYPPPPHPPSLQMTLAPMPLPPQNHPHTKSLPPPNHPHTKPMPCQRQTGGGEPCQTSAGIKNDKTHDAKKKKVPGRSGRRGRPSGTTKSAGYRTSTGRPLGTTKAAGFKTSPGRPLGTTKAAGYKVSPGRPPGSIKTLSRLTKLGYGPCSSTAAFPYAVPHKGICTPSCKEKEANE; translated from the coding sequence ATGATGAGCCAGGTAGCCAACAATGGGAGTGATTACTGCATGAGTGGCAGGTCATCTTGCCTGGCAGAGGATGGACACCACCCTTCCACCCACTTCGACCTCTGCTCCGCCCAGTCCAACAAGTTCTACCCTCCACCCCCGCATCCGCCCTCACTGCAGATGACCCTAGCTCCCATGCCCTTACCCCCCCAGAACCACCCCCACACCAAGTCCCTGCCCCCTCCAAATCACCCCCACACCAAGCCCATGCCCTGCCAGAGGCAGACGGGCGGGGGCGAACCGTGTCAGACGTCCGCTGGCATCAAAAACGACAAAACCCACGAcgccaagaagaagaaggtgcCCGGACGTTCCGGAAGGAGGGGTAGGCCATCCGGGACGACCAAGTCTGCGGGCTACAGAACCAGCACCGGTCGGCCTCTCGGTACCACCAAGGCTGCCGGGTTCAAGACCAGCCCGGGGAGACCGCTGGGGACAACTAAGGCGGCGGGCTACAAGGTCAGTCCAGGCCGCCCCCCGGGTAGCATAAAGACCCTCTCTCGGCTCACCAAACTGGGCTACGGCCCCTGTAGCAGCACTGCGGCGTTTCCGTACGCTGTGCCACACAAGGGCATCTGCACGCCCTCCTGCAAGGAGAAGGAGGCCAACGAGTAG